The genomic DNA CGGGCAGCGCGGCGAGCCGTTCGATCAGTTCGTCGGTCAACTCGGCCCAGGCGGCGGCGGTGACGGTGCCGCCCGGCAGCGACTTGCCGACCAGGGCGCCGTGCCAGTCGGCCGCCTCGCGCAGTTCCTCACCGGGCGCGAGGAAGGGGTAACGGTCCAGCACCTCGGCGCCGCGCGAGGGGTGGAAGGCGGGGGCCTGGGTGCGGGCGGGAGAGAAGGTGGACGACTCGATGCCGAGTCCGGCGATGGCTATGACCGGGCGGGCTGCGGCGGTGCGGGATTGCGGCATGGCTCCTCGTAGGGGGTGGAGTGTCAGGCGTGGCGGGGCGCCGGGGCACGGAACGGGTCGGTGCCGCCGACCTCGCGCAGGGCCACGCTCAGGGCTCGCTGCAGGGCGAACTGCCCGGCACCGACCAGTCCGGCGTCGGCGCCCAGGCTGGCCCGCTCGATGGTGAGGTGTTCGGTGACCAGCGGATGGCAGCTCTCGTAGAGCTGGCTGCGCACGGCGGCTACGAACGGCTCCAGGGTGGAGAGGATGCCGCCGAGATAGACGGCGTCCGGGTTGAAGAAGTTGACGTTGGTCGCGAGCACTTGGCCCAGGTAGTCGCCGGCCCTGCGGACCGCGCGAGTCGCTTCCGGGTCCGCGTCGACGGCCAACCGGGCCACGTCCTCGGTGCTGCTGACGTCGGCCCCGCGCTCGCGCAGGATGCGGACCAGGGCGGCACCGGAGGCCACGGTCTCCAGACAGCCGGTGTTCCCGCAGGAACAGGGGATGTCGGCGCCGCCGTCGATCCGGATATGGGTGATGTCACCGGCCGCGCCGGTGGCGCCCCGGTAGAGACGTCCGTCGGCGATGACCCCGGCGCCGATCGCGGAGCCGATCTTCACCATGATCGCCTGCCGGTGTTCGGCGGGCCGTACGGTGTGCTCGCCGACCGCCATGCAGTTGGCGTCGTTGTCCACGGCGGCCGGGACCCCGAACCGTTCCTCCAGCCAGGCGGTGACCGGGAAACGGTTCCAACCCGGCATCCGGGACGGCAGGACCACCGAGCCCGACGCGATGTCCACCGGTCCGGGCAGCGAGAGCCCGACCCCGCGCAGGTAGCCGCGACCGCGCTGCTCGGCCAACGCCTCCAGGGTCTCGGCGAGCCGGGGCAGGGCCGCCTCCGGGCCGTCGGCGATCACGAAGGGGACGGTCGAGACATCGGTGAGACCGCCGCCGGGCAGCACCACACCGATCCGGGCATGGCGGCCGCCGAGATCGGCGGCGACGGCGAACTCGTCGTTGCCTCCCAGTCTCAGCGCCTTGCGGGGGCGCCCCCCGGTGGAGGACTGGGTGCCCTCCTCGGCGATCAGCCCGCGCTCCACCAGATGGGCCACGGTGAGAGAGATGGTGGAGGCCGCGGCCCCCAGCAGCCCGGCGAGTTCGGCGCGTGACGAGGCCTGGCCCGATGCCACGAGTTCCAGGACCCGAGCGGCGAGGGCCGGAGTGCTTTTCATGGCCTTGCGGTCCCCTGCACTTATTCCAGTCATGTACGAAGTAACTTCCGCAATGGTGTGTGTGGCGAGAGACGATACGCCCGCACTTGGCGCGGGGGAACAGCCTCGCGAAGGAAGTGGGCCGATCCCGAAACCCCATCAATCCACCCAAATCCACCCAATGAAGTGGGTCGATCGGAGTGAGGGGACTTTTTTCGGTGACGCAGTTACTTACTTTTTACTAATTCTTGTTTGTTTCTTCGGAGTGTCCGGCGTTAGCTGTCGTGAACGCAGTGCCGGTCCTGGGACACACAGGGGCCCATTCACTCTGA from Streptomyces sp. NBC_01707 includes the following:
- a CDS encoding ROK family protein — encoded protein: MTGISAGDRKAMKSTPALAARVLELVASGQASSRAELAGLLGAAASTISLTVAHLVERGLIAEEGTQSSTGGRPRKALRLGGNDEFAVAADLGGRHARIGVVLPGGGLTDVSTVPFVIADGPEAALPRLAETLEALAEQRGRGYLRGVGLSLPGPVDIASGSVVLPSRMPGWNRFPVTAWLEERFGVPAAVDNDANCMAVGEHTVRPAEHRQAIMVKIGSAIGAGVIADGRLYRGATGAAGDITHIRIDGGADIPCSCGNTGCLETVASGAALVRILRERGADVSSTEDVARLAVDADPEATRAVRRAGDYLGQVLATNVNFFNPDAVYLGGILSTLEPFVAAVRSQLYESCHPLVTEHLTIERASLGADAGLVGAGQFALQRALSVALREVGGTDPFRAPAPRHA